The Glycine soja cultivar W05 chromosome 4, ASM419377v2, whole genome shotgun sequence genomic sequence TGATAACCTCATCCTTATGGTAATTTTGGGCACTTGCTGCAGAGAAATTTTACCTTTTTGAATATTTGTCATGATTCATGAGTATTACTGGGAAGCCTTTAAAATTTATCACATTTTGTATGTTTCTGGAATACTTCTGGTCAcgtttgaaaaattttaaataatggtATTACTTATATAAACCAGTTTCTCTAAAGAGAAGCAAAGAATCAGGTTTGGTAAGGTAAGATACCAAATAATGTTGTTGACACAAGTTTATTGAGAGGTTGCCATGATTTTGGTCTTCATCAACTCTCTGACGAGACTTAAAAAATAGGCTTATTTGAAATGGTCTAATGGTCTCTGATGAACAGCTGTATATGGAAAACTGGCTTATGACTTAAGTTACAGAGTTTTTGCCACAAATTACAAGATTGTTGTTTTTGGATCCTTTGGGATGGGCTGAAGATGGAACTGGATCAGTGAATTCTGCCTGAGATTTTCTTATATGCAGGGTCATGGTCCTGTTAACATAACTAAGGAAAGGGAATGATTTAAAACATCTGGGTGGAATAATAATGTTCTGATAGTGAATAGCAACAAGTTTGGATGTGCTTTATCTTGCACTCCTTTGCTTTGAATCATCAGTTACTTACATGACCCTAAATGGATTTTGctgatagttgatagtttctCAATTTGCACATGGTTTAAACAACTACCATCCAGAGATTgtcatatatgataagtttgttaatttttatgtacATAGAAAATTCTTAAATGATAGTACATAGCAAATTAGCAATTAAACTTGTCCTCTGACTTTGTGTGCCTCTAAGGTTTGACTGTTTGATAATTGATACAGAACTAgactaaatattttaatgaagaTTATCAATCATTTGGTGCTAACGTGACCTTCAGACAGGGGCTGGTATTTTCAGGTTGATAACTCACTGAAGCTTGGAATGACAATTAACTCTGGTTTCAACACAGCTTTACTCACCTGGGCATCTTGGGTAGAGAGTACAATTAACACAAACAGGACAAGAGTATTTTTCCGCACCTTCGAATCATCTCATTGGAGGTGGGTTTTACaccatatttgtttattttttttgtttagttaaaTATGAACCAAAATAATATTCAGTTCACTATTCCTTTATTAAACACAAGAGCCAtcaaactttattttagttAATACTTAAATAGTTTTGAAGTGTTATGTTAATCATTAAGATGCTTGTGTTTGTGGCAGTGGACAGAATCACAATTCTTGCAAAGTGACTAAAAGGCCTTGGAAGAGAACTAATCGCAAAGAGAGAAACCCAATTTCAAATATGATCAATAAAGTTGTCAAAAGCATGAGTGCTCCAGTAACAGTTATGCATGTTACACCAATGACTGCATATAGAAGTGATGGACACGTGGGCACTTGGAGTGACCAGCCATCTGTTCCTGATTGTAGCCATTGGTGCTTACCCGGTGTTCCTGATATGTGGAACGAAATTCTCCTCTCGTATTTGCTACCAAAATAAGGAGCAAATTAGCATGAGAGGTACCAACATGTTAGACCTTATATCATTTAAGCCATATATAGCTTGGTACTCAATTGTACTCAGCAATCAGGATTAACCTGTTAGCCTTTAACGTCACCGGGGGGTACCAAATGTACATTGGAAATGAATAATGTTTGTATAGTGATTTCAAATAATTggcattcacaaaaaaaaaaaaaaaatgataccaGGACTAAAGTGTTTATGTGCAAATTCTTGGAGGActaaatgtatattttatattgaagtTCTGAAATGATTTTTACTTTACTAACGGAGTTTGCAAATGGAACTTGGTCTTACTTTTTAGAAATTTAGTTTCAAACAAATTACAACTGTGGCAATGTCCCTTTGAGGGTAATCAAACATGttattaaactaaattaatttcaagatgATGTAAGAATAGCCTTTGAGTTCTCGAGGACAGAGGGTCTCCAAAGAAGAAAGTAGATAAGAGGGGAAATAGACTAATTTCTCAATAATCCATTCTCAGGAAAAacaaggatatatatatatatatatataccctaTCTCTCTTTTCACTAACTGCCTAAAAGGAATATTGCGATGATTCCTTCTAACAGAATTCACAAATAAAGTATTCCAGAACTAGCTTAGTCATACCCCTATCTTGTTATAATGCTAATATATAAAGGCTAGTGATAACTGATAAATCACATAATCTTTCCATTTCTTAGGTGTTAGTAACTTCCTTTTGGGCCTCATACTCTCATCTACAACTGTCTGCTCCTTTTCCACGTTGGGCCGCTCTTCAATAACGGGCTCTGTCATATCACAAGACTTATCCAAACATCCTCTAACATATCTCTGTCATTTTTGGGTAACTTGTGGAATTGCGGATACATTGTTTTTGGTTAAGGACTTGAGGTGGGTACATTTGTTATAGCTTTCCCAAACTattaaagtactaataatataataatgactATAATTAGAATTTGATTATAATATATTCTATAAATACCAGCCTGAAAATTGACAGCGTAAAAATCATATTGAGAATGGATTAAATTAAACacaattattttgtaatattataataaatattataatattaattactttcaTCTTTTGTCACGAAAATTTAGAGTGTGAGCATAATTCAAGATGTCATACAATTCTAGTTATATTGAATGCGTTTTACTAATTTTATCATCTTATTTGCGAGGgatgcaattttattttcaaatcaagCATTGCCAATCATTTTTAGTTCCTGATATCTCTTAAGTGGGTTGTAGAAAAATACAATTACAACTGATATACCATTAAAGCATCTGAATGCACAAAGAGTTTTTATCCTCTCCTTCAAAAATGAAAACGAAATAATATCTGAGATatcattaaattcaaattttgggaAGCAAAATAAAATGGATCTACAATACTGTCACAAATGAAAAAGCAAGCAACTTCATCCACGGAACTCACATAAGCTCCGGCACctatataaaataatcacaatGCACTGAAACCAGCCCATACAAATGTGGCGCAAATTTTTTTGGAATTTATTaaagttgaaagttatttttaagaAGAACTATATAAAAAGGAGAATGATACATGCATCTTATATAGGCGTGGACATGTTTAATCTCATGAGAAGACTTTTGTTGTATTGGTATggaaaatttgtaattaagttGAGCACGCCTTATCAGAAGAGTTATGTTTCAAACAAAATAAGTGAAGATTCTATCTGTGGAAATAGTTCACATCTTGTTCCCCTTTATGCAAGCTTTTAGTATCTTAATCTTGTTTCCCTTTATGCTTCATCTCTGCATTTATCCTTTTTCTGCATCTACTATTTATTCCCATcatttcttctggttttatGTCTTTTACCATCCACAagcacaataaaaaattaaaatagagctATACTAGAGtagaaatgacatttttttaaccaaagCCCCCACACCATTGGACATGCGTTGAACAAATTGTGGTACtacatgtataattttttcGTCAAGAAATAAATGTCACTTAAATTACCACAAGAACAACAAATCGACAAAAAAACCACATTTTATTTATCATGCATTAGACAATAACAGCAGCAAAGGTCCTATCATTCTCAACATTCAAACTTACACAAGTTTTCACTAATTCAATAATTCTAAAgggatatatcatatatatgaaatttattttcttcttttcacttTCACAACTAGAAAGAGAACTCAGTCCCTCACAGGGACCATGTCATCATTGGTTTGATAGATTTACTCCCCCATACGAATGATGCATCTGATGGACTCCCCTTTCAGCATGTAATCAAAAGCCTTGTTAATCTCAGAGAATGGAACTGTGTGAGTGATGAATTTCTCCAGTTCCAATTCCTGCACACAAGACAACATTAGCAATTAACACATCAATAATGAATATGAATGTCCTTATAGACTCCacaattcaatcaatcaatcaatatatatatatatatatatatatatatatatatatatataagcttaCCCCATTCATGTACTTCTCCACAACAGAAGGAAGGTCAGTGCGGGGTTTGTAGTTTCCATAGAAGGTACCCTTTAGAGTCCTCTCATTCAAGAAATTCACTGGATGAGTTTTGAATGCATCATCTTTGTTTGGCACTCCAACAAGTACAGCAACACCCCAACCCTGAGAAGAACAAATCAAGGTTCAGCCTTAGAAATCTTAATGTAAACTTTTTAGCATCAAATAGAGCAAGTGGGTTATGATTTAGTACATCGTGGACGCATTCGAATGCTGAGATCATGGCTTGGATGCTGCCAGTACATTCAACAGCACGATCCACACCCCCATTTGTCATTGCAGCAATCACCTGGACACCACATTCACATCTCAATCAgcatcagaaaataaaaatcaacattGCAAAAGCACAGCTTTAAGAGAAtagaaatataataaactaCTAAATTATCCACCAACTAACCTCTTGTACAGGTTTGTCATGATCTTTTGGGTTCACAAATTCATTGACCCCAAACTTCTTAGCTGccaagaaaaacaaagataataaaTACCATCAATTAGGGAATGGCCATTTAATTTATGTTGAGCTGAATCTTCAAGCATTtgttggaagaagaaaaaagcacTCTACCTTCTTCAAATCTGCTAGAAACTAAATCAACCCCAATGATTCTTGATGCACCAGAAATCCTTGCCCCTTCAGCAGCCTagaatttggataaaaaaaataagagcacGAGTTAATATTAGTCTTTTTTCATTTGCATAATAACTACAgtgctcacacacacacaaaggcACAAGGTTAACATACGGCAAGGCCAACAGCTCCAAGTCCAAAAATGGCAACAGAAGAACCAGGTTTTGGTTTTGCAACATTGATAGTGGCCCCAAGACCTACAATCACGAGTGAAAAATGTGAGTTTGATGTTTTTACCAACACTATTATTATAAAACCATGTCAATGAGAGGATCTTCCAAACCTGTGCAAATTCCACAACTGAGAACACAGATTTTGTCAAGTGGGGCAGCAGGGTTGACTTTGGCAACACATCCAGCATGAACAACAGTGTATTCACTGAATGTAGAGGTACCAACAAAATGGTAAATAGGTTGTCCCTTTATAGAAAACCTTGTTTGGCTATCATGGATCATGACACCCCTATCAGTGTTGATCCTGAGAAGATCACACATGTTGCTCTCCTCTGACTTGCAATGAGGGCAGTCCCCACACTCCCCGGTAAACACAGGGAGGGCATGGTCCCCTGGTTTCAGATGAGTCACACCCTCACCTACGCTCTCCACAATCCTGAATAACAACATCAACCCAACGTTGATAACATGTATTTAATGTACTTATGAGGAAAACAGAATGTTTGACCCTATTATGTCAGAAACCAAATAGACTTAACAAAAAATGAATCATTAGTCCAAATTATGAAGCAAGGATTTATGATGTGTAAGAAACATACCCTCCAGCTTCATGACCAAATATACGAGGAAACAATGGAGTTTGGCCCTGAAACATAATTAAACATTAGAAGAATTTTTACATTTCAGACAAATAAACTTGTGTAAGAAACTAAAGTTGATCTATTTCCTAGCATTTGCTTAAGATCTAATTAACTATGGTGTCTGGGTCATTAAGGAAATTGGAAGTGaggtaataataatatatgatgtTACCTTAGCTTCCCAGAAGTAAACATCAGTGTGGCAAAGAGAGGTGTAGAGGATCTTCAAACGCACTTCACCAGCTTGTGGTGGCGCAACCTCTACTTCTTCAATCACAAGTGGCTTCCCTGCCTCCCATGAAACCGCAGCTAGTAGTAATACATTCATTTCAATCAACCCATTTAGTTAGTATATACAATATCTCTGATCATGATGTGGTGTCTATCGAGTATTATAATTAGgcacaacaaaatttaaaaaccaaatttacactttttaataacgaaaaaaaatgataatccgTCTGGTAAACAAACTTGAATATCATTAAGAAGTAAGCACTTTCAAAAATATGACTAGAATGGAGGgcaattaacattttaatacgAAGAAAAATAACGACCCAGGAAAAGGATCattataattttctaaattacagaaataAAAATAGCAAAATAGAACCAACTTTATGCACCCcacaaaaaaaagtgttaagaCTAAGATTGGTTTATTCGTAAAATTCGAAGTGATCATAACAAGGTTAGACATCGATGCATAAATAACAGATtaacaaactttaaaaaaaaaacctcttcAGCAGGGAATGCTAATATGATATGCTATGTATAGCatcaaaaatgaaaagagatcAAAATAAGATGACACTGAGAAGAAGTCACCTTTGCATTTGATGACTTGGCCAGCTGTGCTCGACATGATGAATTAATAGTTAGTGAGAAGAAAGATGAGAATTGATGAGTGAGTTTGGTAAATGGTATTgaattgtgttgtgttgtggaAGGATAGAGagtgtagatttttttttatagtgattagtgagaaagaaaagaaggtgAGATAGACCACCGAAAGATTcatcaaaacaaatgacaaaacCACTTTGGTTTAGTTTCCAAGCGGCGCCATAGGTTCGTTTGGTACACAATACACATGCCACGTAAACTGTCAACAGTACCTGGTTTTTAatttggttaaattaattatctcatcctatagttttattattgatatttttttaatccttatcatttactttttaattattttttagtcagtttaaaaatgattttagtaatttttatagtttgtattttaattatattttagtcttaTAGATGgttctttttagtccttataatttatattttttagtttttattacaaaaaatttataaaaataattaactacaaattaattataaattattaactactttttattacaaattatcttatgataaattagttacgaattatttgttaatatttttgtagttaattgtaattgataatattagtaagaactaaaatatattaaaatataaaatatagagactaaaaagaacaaattcaaattataggaagtaaaaaaaattatactataaattataaaaacaaaaaaaaatcatttttaaactacataaattaaaagtaaataaaatataaataataagaaataaaaaatcaccttaaaattaaaaaatcatttttaaattacataaactaaaagtgaataaaatgtaaacaataggaaataaaaaattaccttaaaattataaaagattaaaagatacaaatgataaaattataacaataaatcaataattaaacttttttaatttttactttctttGATGTGACTGTGACACTGGCCTACCAAGTGGCAATTGTGCaatggcattttttttttttttttcgcaaCTCTTCTGAAAGcgattttcttatttattactaataaataaatagtaatatataatttcttttagaaaGTGATCGTTTGTATTGATTTCATCGTTAAAgaaaaagtagttttttttttttaaagtttgatcAATTTTATAGTTTCCTTGTCATTATATTACACTGAAAAAATTTAGTCAATTTTGTCAATACCTCTGTTCAAGAATCAAAATTAGAGATTTGCTTTTGACATTTTCACAAGAACCAATTTGAGATATttcttacattaattttttcttgatgttaattgagttttaaaataaaatggtgGGAGAGTATATaagttttagtctctcaaattaTGAAGAGACTAAATTGTGTTTACACAAATATTgatgaattataaaaataatataagttgtTGTTTTCTCAGTTAAAAtgatacaattatatatataaaaaatggaaattattaatttgtacttttataacattttaataacaattaaaaattaatattagtaattattactttagaaataaaataataagacacGTACAAAGAGTAGTTTGTTTAAGTGTTAATCTAATGACCGATCAAGAAAACGACGTGCCACGACAACGGCACATTTTCAAAGCAGGATCACGACCGTATGTGTTAACTGTTAACTGTTAACCATTTTTTCCCCTCTTTTTTTCTATTGGCTTGCTTCCTTCGTTTCTCCTTCACCGTCAACTTTTCCAGGTTACACTTCTTGAGGTGtctattaatttaatgtttcaaattttaaactacACAACAAACAACAAGTTGGTCCTCTAGCTAGAATAATTAGTGGGCTAATCTGGATTATTCGATTTGGTTGATCCtggaattatatttaaaataattcgacaaaaaaaattaatataaagtaccaaaaagttaaaataagttACAGTTTACTTTTGTGGTGACTTAAATGCCAACTTCACTCTGCTCCCTCGACCTTAAACACAAAAGGCATCGGTGgcaataattaaaagttaaaagtgaTAGTTTGAACTCTAAAATGAAGCTCGATTCTTGAAGTTGCACATTCGATGTGTTTGGTTGGTGGATGGGAAATAAAGAATAAGAGAGATATggaatttgaattgaaaatagaaaatgaaagtaagaacaattttaaatttttattttgacacgttaatattttcttttctatttatattctcttcaatcaaataaaatttctctttgttttatttctatTCAACTTAACATATTATTATGTTTTGTATTGATAAAGATAAGCAATTGggaa encodes the following:
- the LOC114410347 gene encoding alcohol dehydrogenase 1-like, whose amino-acid sequence is MSSTAGQVIKCKAAVSWEAGKPLVIEEVEVAPPQAGEVRLKILYTSLCHTDVYFWEAKGQTPLFPRIFGHEAGGIVESVGEGVTHLKPGDHALPVFTGECGDCPHCKSEESNMCDLLRINTDRGVMIHDSQTRFSIKGQPIYHFVGTSTFSEYTVVHAGCVAKVNPAAPLDKICVLSCGICTGLGATINVAKPKPGSSVAIFGLGAVGLAAAEGARISGASRIIGVDLVSSRFEEAKKFGVNEFVNPKDHDKPVQEVIAAMTNGGVDRAVECTGSIQAMISAFECVHDGWGVAVLVGVPNKDDAFKTHPVNFLNERTLKGTFYGNYKPRTDLPSVVEKYMNGELELEKFITHTVPFSEINKAFDYMLKGESIRCIIRMGE